From a single Planctellipticum variicoloris genomic region:
- a CDS encoding dodecin family protein, which yields MSIAKISEISATSTKSFEDAIQQGIARATRTLRNVKSAWIKEQHIRIENGLPSEYQVNMMVTFVLDE from the coding sequence ATGTCTATCGCCAAGATTTCAGAAATCAGTGCGACGTCGACGAAAAGTTTCGAGGACGCGATCCAACAAGGGATTGCGCGTGCGACCAGGACGCTGCGGAATGTCAAAAGCGCTTGGATCAAGGAGCAGCATATCCGCATTGAGAACGGGCTTCCGTCCGAGTACCAGGTCAACATGATGGTGACGTTCGTACTCGACGAATAG
- a CDS encoding recombinase family protein, which translates to MRDLRIPAVRYIWMSTEKQEDSPARQWGEIERMAAKGGYLILCWYEDHGLTGTESLNRPEFQRLLKDAAAGKFRAVLMYEQSRFSREDALDAMMHWRLFRDASVKLANFQRSEIRFNDLAGLIRQ; encoded by the coding sequence ATGAGAGACTTGAGGATTCCAGCGGTCCGCTATATCTGGATGTCGACCGAAAAGCAGGAGGATTCGCCCGCGCGGCAGTGGGGCGAGATCGAACGGATGGCCGCCAAGGGCGGCTATCTCATTCTCTGCTGGTACGAGGATCACGGCCTGACGGGAACCGAGTCGCTGAATCGTCCCGAGTTCCAGCGGCTGCTCAAGGACGCGGCCGCTGGCAAGTTCCGGGCAGTGCTGATGTACGAGCAGTCTCGCTTCTCGCGGGAGGACGCCCTCGACGCCATGATGCACTGGCGACTGTTCCGGGATGCCAGCGTCAAGCTGGCGAACTTCCAGCGAAGCGAGATCCGCTTCAACGATCTGGCCGGCCTGATCCGCCAGTAG
- a CDS encoding response regulator, which produces MKRVLAVDDSTMIRVVVKKTLSTMGVQDVVEAEDGLKALELFRTQQFDLVFSDWNMPNMTGLELVREIRKLNREVPIIMITTEGSREKVVSAIQEGVNDYLVKPFTPVSLRSKLEKWVTE; this is translated from the coding sequence ATGAAGCGCGTCCTGGCCGTTGATGATTCCACCATGATCCGGGTTGTCGTGAAGAAGACTCTGTCCACGATGGGAGTGCAGGATGTTGTTGAAGCCGAGGATGGCCTCAAGGCCCTGGAACTCTTCCGGACGCAGCAGTTCGATCTGGTGTTCAGCGATTGGAACATGCCGAATATGACAGGACTGGAACTGGTGCGGGAGATCCGCAAACTCAATCGCGAGGTTCCGATTATCATGATCACGACCGAGGGGTCACGAGAGAAGGTCGTCTCGGCGATTCAAGAAGGCGTGAATGACTACCTCGTAAAGCCCTTCACGCCCGTTTCTCTGCGTTCGAAGCTGGAAAAATGGGTGACGGAGTAG
- a CDS encoding chemotaxis protein CheX, which produces MTDTYISEKASFTIAVVNPLITAVVETFNSMAGYRVVRKDLQQVREHHPYHQVTALIQLSGRARGSICLSVSQRTAIALVYKMTEIHETEVTSLVCDTVAEFANVIGGMAKDRLTELGLQLGLPNVVHGSKLEIWYPEDSTPMCVNFSSEIGPLMVTFGFSKS; this is translated from the coding sequence ATGACCGACACATACATCTCCGAGAAGGCCAGCTTCACGATTGCTGTCGTCAATCCGCTGATCACTGCGGTTGTCGAAACCTTCAACAGCATGGCCGGTTACCGGGTAGTGAGGAAGGACCTCCAGCAGGTCCGGGAGCACCATCCGTATCATCAGGTCACGGCGCTGATTCAATTGTCCGGCCGGGCGCGCGGTTCGATCTGCCTGAGCGTTTCGCAGCGGACCGCGATCGCGCTCGTCTACAAAATGACAGAGATCCATGAAACCGAGGTGACCAGCCTGGTCTGCGATACCGTTGCGGAGTTCGCCAACGTGATCGGCGGTATGGCCAAGGATCGCCTGACGGAACTCGGCCTCCAGCTTGGACTCCCCAACGTCGTGCACGGGTCGAAGCTGGAAATCTGGTATCCCGAAGACTCGACGCCAATGTGCGTCAACTTTTCGTCTGAAATCGGCCCGCTGATGGTCACATTCGGATTCAGCAAGAGCTGA
- a CDS encoding protein-glutamate methylesterase/protein-glutamine glutaminase, whose protein sequence is MSRIKVLIVDDSALVRQILQEVLRRDPEIEIVGTASDPYSAWEKIKVLSPDVLTLDVEMPRMDGLMFLQKLMIARPTPVVMISSLTENGCETTLRALELGAIDFITKPKVDVGAGTVELADEIVAKVKTAARARVRTRATAARPTTANSQVSQAPRESLIKSTQKVIAIGASTGGTEAIYEVLKDLPADAPGTVIVLHMPTGFTRSFAKRLDGSCRIRVSEASDGDRILDGHALLAPGGQHMTVFRSGASYSVKVAPGPPVSRHCPSVDVLFQSCARVLGANACGAILTGMGADGAKGLLEMRQAGARTIAQDELTCVVFGMPREAIALNSAEFILPLQSIPMRLLQCTR, encoded by the coding sequence ATGTCGCGCATCAAAGTCCTGATCGTCGATGATTCTGCACTCGTCCGGCAGATCCTGCAGGAAGTCCTGCGGCGCGATCCCGAGATCGAAATTGTCGGAACCGCGTCCGATCCATACAGCGCATGGGAAAAGATCAAAGTTCTTTCCCCGGACGTCCTGACGCTCGACGTCGAAATGCCGCGGATGGACGGCCTGATGTTTCTTCAGAAGCTGATGATCGCACGGCCGACCCCGGTCGTGATGATTTCGTCGCTGACCGAGAATGGCTGCGAAACGACGCTCCGGGCGCTGGAGCTGGGGGCCATCGACTTTATTACGAAGCCCAAGGTGGATGTCGGCGCCGGAACGGTAGAACTGGCCGACGAAATCGTCGCGAAGGTAAAAACCGCCGCACGGGCGCGAGTCCGCACCCGTGCGACGGCGGCCAGACCGACGACCGCGAACTCGCAGGTCTCTCAAGCCCCCAGAGAGTCGCTGATCAAGAGCACGCAGAAAGTCATCGCCATCGGTGCTTCAACGGGAGGCACCGAGGCGATTTATGAAGTCTTGAAGGATCTGCCCGCAGACGCTCCGGGAACAGTCATTGTATTGCATATGCCGACCGGCTTTACCCGCAGCTTTGCCAAGCGGCTCGACGGCTCATGCCGGATTCGCGTCAGCGAAGCCAGTGACGGCGATCGTATTCTGGACGGTCACGCGCTGCTGGCGCCCGGCGGCCAGCATATGACGGTCTTCCGTAGCGGGGCCAGCTACTCGGTCAAAGTCGCCCCGGGGCCGCCGGTGTCCCGGCACTGCCCTTCCGTTGACGTTCTGTTTCAATCGTGCGCCCGAGTCCTGGGGGCGAATGCGTGCGGCGCCATACTGACCGGCATGGGCGCCGACGGGGCCAAAGGTTTGCTCGAAATGCGTCAGGCCGGAGCCCGAACGATTGCGCAGGACGAACTGACTTGCGTCGTCTTCGGGATGCCGCGCGAAGCGATTGCGCTGAATTCCGCCGAATTCATACTGCCTCTTCAGTCGATTCCCATGCGCCTTCTCCAATGCACCCGCTGA
- a CDS encoding CheR family methyltransferase, translating to MSIADEYTTQSSVPTDISDREFQAFRDLIYELTGINLSSAKKALVCSRLAKRLRELKIPTFAEYYAFLLSEGTGSAECQSMINCITTNKTNFFRESHHFDYLNNHVLPQAEQRSLAGQPRRLRIWSAGCSTGEEPYTISMSLLQHFGAKASSWDLRILASDIDTEVLAKAKAGEYASSQLVDIPLELRRKYFESSSDGSHDRFQARPELGRLIAFRQINLIADAWPIHAKFDLIFCRNVLIYFDRETQIRIVSKMADLLPPDGVLFLGHSENVDWAANLLTSLGHTMFSRKAAGLSAPVTTPHTPAARLQSPRTNPSPIRSALRSGQALQSRRTSAPLRAAGLGLQRIIIGEIAASAKPVELGTLLGSCVAVCLFDPEAGVGGMNHYMLPRDANQSENSARYGEKAIEKLVTEVLKAGGRRDRLHAKIFGGGHVIPTAKNVDIGDMNVEFARACLHGLGIPIVSERVGGESPLDVRFLPHTGQAFVRTLQNVPSAAIVEEEIQFLCKAGAAGFAQ from the coding sequence ATGTCGATCGCTGATGAGTACACAACACAGAGCAGCGTACCGACGGACATTTCCGATCGAGAGTTTCAAGCCTTCCGGGATCTGATCTACGAACTGACCGGAATCAATCTGAGCTCCGCCAAGAAAGCGCTGGTCTGCTCGCGACTCGCCAAACGACTGCGCGAACTGAAGATCCCGACGTTCGCGGAATACTATGCCTTTCTGTTGAGCGAAGGGACCGGCAGCGCAGAGTGCCAGTCGATGATCAACTGCATCACCACCAACAAAACCAACTTCTTCCGCGAGTCGCATCATTTCGATTATCTGAACAACCATGTCCTGCCGCAGGCGGAGCAGCGGTCTCTGGCAGGACAACCGCGGCGGCTGAGGATCTGGAGCGCCGGTTGTTCGACCGGAGAAGAACCCTACACGATTTCCATGTCGCTCCTGCAGCATTTCGGCGCCAAAGCGAGTTCCTGGGATCTGAGGATCCTGGCGTCCGATATCGATACCGAGGTCCTGGCGAAGGCCAAAGCCGGCGAGTACGCCTCCAGCCAACTGGTCGACATTCCCCTGGAGCTCCGTCGAAAGTACTTCGAGTCCAGCAGCGACGGCTCTCATGACCGTTTCCAGGCCCGGCCTGAACTTGGGCGGTTGATTGCCTTCCGCCAGATCAACCTTATCGCGGACGCGTGGCCCATTCACGCAAAGTTCGACCTGATCTTCTGCCGCAATGTTCTGATCTACTTCGACCGCGAGACGCAGATCCGTATCGTCAGCAAGATGGCCGATCTGCTGCCTCCCGACGGCGTACTGTTTCTCGGTCACTCCGAGAACGTCGATTGGGCAGCAAACCTGCTGACCTCGCTCGGCCACACAATGTTCTCCCGGAAGGCAGCGGGACTGTCCGCTCCCGTGACAACGCCTCACACTCCCGCCGCTCGACTGCAGTCGCCGCGAACGAATCCATCGCCAATACGTTCCGCCTTACGTTCCGGGCAGGCGCTTCAGTCGCGGCGAACGTCCGCACCGTTGAGAGCCGCCGGCCTCGGGCTGCAGCGAATTATCATCGGAGAGATTGCTGCCTCTGCAAAACCGGTGGAACTGGGGACGCTCCTGGGATCCTGCGTCGCCGTCTGTCTGTTCGATCCCGAAGCCGGCGTCGGCGGCATGAATCATTACATGCTGCCACGCGACGCGAACCAGTCAGAGAACTCCGCACGCTACGGTGAGAAAGCCATCGAGAAACTGGTGACCGAGGTTCTGAAGGCGGGGGGACGACGCGACCGCCTGCACGCCAAGATCTTTGGCGGCGGGCATGTGATTCCGACGGCGAAGAACGTGGATATCGGGGATATGAATGTCGAATTCGCCCGTGCATGCCTCCACGGGCTGGGGATTCCCATCGTCTCGGAACGCGTGGGCGGCGAATCGCCGCTGGACGTCCGGTTCCTTCCACATACAGGCCAGGCGTTCGTCCGCACGCTGCAGAATGTCCCCTCTGCGGCGATCGTCGAAGAGGAAATTCAGTTCCTGTGCAAAGCGGGCGCTGCTGGATTCGCTCAATAA
- a CDS encoding methyl-accepting chemotaxis protein, which translates to MNWFRNLKTQSKLMVSFAIVCVITGTMGSLGIHSLSSLRENLRIVYADYTVAATDVAKAGAALAQYRNLGVIASGAKDEAEHDRALREQMECAKTLSESMEAYAATTLRVSRAGRNESKDLDAFRAALKEYFAAAGEVGNTSRQAWGANTDEERVTLQNRARELSLTKSGPALDKALAALRELVATITDVAGDMNNDGQATATAGFWTLSAGTVTAIALSLLLGVMIARIISRPLIATVEILNAVAAGDFTKSLDVGTKDEIGQMAAALNSAVGGMRNALTDVRRVADALATAAPQLSAASEEISSGAQEQASSLEETASSLEEITSTVKQNADNAQQANQLACRSREVAEKGGQVVHNAVEGMNEINKASKKIADIITAIDEIAFQTNLLALNAAVEAARAGEQGRGFAVVAGEVRNLAQRSAAAAKEIKGLIQDSVRKVETGTELVNQSGQTLQEIVTSVKRVTDIVAEIAAASREQSTGIDQVSRAVAQMDQVTQGNASQTEELSGTAESLAGQAQELQQLVARFVLGNEPAAKAPVTFAARPAARKPAAAPKRASAAKAFRPEPSEFRKVTDEQLTHELDLVGASVNSAFEEF; encoded by the coding sequence ATCTGAAAACGCAGAGCAAGCTGATGGTCAGCTTCGCCATCGTATGTGTCATCACCGGAACGATGGGCAGTCTGGGTATTCATTCTCTCAGCTCGCTCAGGGAGAATCTGCGAATCGTCTATGCGGACTACACGGTCGCCGCAACAGACGTCGCTAAAGCCGGCGCCGCGCTGGCCCAGTACCGCAATCTCGGCGTCATCGCCAGCGGGGCCAAGGACGAAGCGGAACATGATCGTGCGCTTCGCGAACAGATGGAATGTGCCAAAACTTTGTCCGAAAGCATGGAAGCTTACGCCGCGACAACTCTCCGAGTGTCCCGCGCCGGCCGCAACGAATCGAAGGATCTGGATGCGTTCCGAGCTGCCCTCAAGGAGTATTTCGCGGCGGCGGGCGAAGTCGGCAACACCAGCCGCCAGGCGTGGGGCGCCAATACTGACGAAGAACGCGTCACTTTGCAGAATCGCGCCAGAGAACTGTCGCTGACGAAGTCCGGCCCCGCGCTTGACAAGGCGCTGGCGGCACTCCGCGAGCTGGTGGCGACCATTACCGACGTCGCCGGTGATATGAACAACGACGGACAGGCGACCGCGACCGCGGGCTTCTGGACGCTCTCAGCCGGAACCGTAACTGCAATCGCACTGAGCCTGTTGCTTGGCGTGATGATTGCCCGCATCATCTCCCGCCCGCTCATCGCCACTGTGGAGATCCTCAACGCTGTCGCCGCCGGCGACTTCACGAAGTCGCTGGATGTGGGCACGAAGGACGAAATCGGCCAGATGGCCGCGGCGCTCAACAGCGCCGTCGGCGGCATGCGGAACGCTCTGACCGATGTTCGCCGGGTCGCCGATGCCCTGGCCACCGCGGCTCCGCAGTTGTCGGCCGCTTCGGAAGAAATCAGCTCGGGGGCTCAGGAGCAGGCCTCCAGCCTCGAGGAAACCGCTTCGAGCCTCGAAGAGATTACTTCGACCGTCAAGCAGAACGCCGACAACGCGCAGCAGGCCAACCAACTCGCCTGTCGTAGCCGCGAAGTCGCCGAAAAGGGGGGCCAGGTCGTCCACAACGCCGTCGAAGGCATGAACGAAATCAACAAAGCTTCCAAGAAGATCGCAGACATCATTACCGCCATCGACGAAATCGCCTTCCAGACCAACCTCCTGGCCCTCAACGCCGCGGTGGAAGCCGCCCGGGCCGGCGAACAGGGACGCGGCTTCGCCGTCGTCGCCGGGGAAGTCCGCAATCTCGCTCAACGCAGTGCGGCTGCGGCCAAGGAAATCAAGGGGCTGATTCAGGACTCGGTCCGCAAGGTCGAGACAGGAACGGAGCTTGTGAATCAGTCCGGCCAGACTCTCCAGGAAATCGTGACCTCGGTCAAGCGAGTCACCGACATCGTCGCCGAGATCGCCGCCGCCTCCCGCGAGCAGTCCACGGGCATCGACCAGGTCAGCCGGGCCGTCGCCCAGATGGACCAGGTGACCCAGGGCAACGCCTCACAGACCGAAGAACTTTCCGGGACGGCCGAATCGCTGGCCGGCCAGGCCCAGGAGCTTCAGCAGTTGGTCGCCCGGTTCGTGCTCGGCAACGAGCCGGCCGCGAAGGCGCCGGTGACCTTTGCCGCTCGTCCAGCCGCTCGCAAGCCTGCGGCTGCACCGAAGCGCGCCTCGGCTGCGAAAGCCTTCCGTCCGGAGCCGTCGGAATTCCGGAAGGTGACCGACGAACAACTGACGCACGAACTCGACCTGGTCGGGGCCTCCGTGAACAGTGCTTTCGAAGAGTTCTAA